Part of the Candidatus Bathyarchaeia archaeon genome, TGCGGAAACTCTTCGGAGTGGGCACCCCCAAACAGTTGGCGGCGATGGGGAAAGCCCTTTTTCTCGTTTGGCGAGCGATTGTGGCGGTGGGGTGCGAGCTGCTTGGTATGGAGAGGACAAACCGAGCGCAGAGACACAGCTCAACATACGGTGGAATATGCTTCAGGGTAGCGCGCGCGGTAGCGAACGGGACGACCGAAACTTTCGGCTGGATTTTGCGTTTCCTTAAAAAGAGCCTTTCTTCAACAGGCTGTTAGGGCAGCTCGGTATCACCTGTGTCCATCCCGACAGCACGACTGTGACGAAGATCGCCATCGTTTGCGAGTATTTCCATCCTGACAAGTCCGGAGGCACGCCGACGGATATGTCGGAACTGGCTCAATACCTCAAGCAGCGGTATGCGGATATCGACATTGATGTTCTGACCAGCCGGAATCTGTATCGGCCAACTAGCGTTGTCGGCGAACTATTGGCGTGCGAGGATTGGCAGGGGGTCAAAATTCGGCGGTTCCGGACACCAAAGTCCAATCGGCCGTCGATGGCTTTGCGGTTACTTGCCGGAGGGATATTCTCCACTACCGTCCTCTTTTACCTGCTTGGGCATCGGTCGTACGACCTTTTGGTTATTGTCACCAACCCGCCAGCTAATGCGATGACGGCGTGGGCTTATGCCAAGCTACGGGGGGTCCCTTACGTGTATCTTATAAACGACCTCTACCCTGATATTGCAGTGGCACTGGGGCGACTTGAACCCAAGTCATTTGTGACAAGGTTCTTTTGCTGGTTTCAGAAACACTGGCTTCATGCTGCTGCT contains:
- a CDS encoding glycosyltransferase, with the protein product MTKIAIVCEYFHPDKSGGTPTDMSELAQYLKQRYADIDIDVLTSRNLYRPTSVVGELLACEDWQGVKIRRFRTPKSNRPSMALRLLAGGIFSTTVLFYLLGHRSYDLLVIVTNPPANAMTAWAYAKLRGVPYVYLINDLYPDIAVALGRLEPKSFVTRFFCWFQKHWLHAAA